The Chloroflexota bacterium genomic sequence TGGGCTGGCAGTAGAAGAATTGTCCGGGAGACAGAGATGGACCTGATAGACCTCGCTGACAAGCTGTCACAGTTCGATGAGTACTGGAGCCCCCGGATCATCGGGGAGGTCAACGACTCCTACGTGAAGCTGGCCAAACTCAACGGGGAGTTCGT encodes the following:
- a CDS encoding cupin domain-containing protein, with the translated sequence MDLIDLADKLSQFDEYWSPRIIGEVNDSYVKLAKLNGEFV